The Paenibacillus sp. BIC5C1 DNA segment AAGACCGTGTACTGGTTCATGAAAATAAAACCGTTGTGTTTTAAGCTAATGCTTTAATACTGCGCAAGGTTGATTCGGAAAGATACAGTTCAGTTCTATTCCGAAAAAAGAAAAGGCGATTCCCTATTCATGTCTAAACGGGGGATCGCCTTTTTGACTGTGTTTCCATACATGACCGCATACACCAACGGCCACGCCAAATAACACATGCCCTGCCAGCCAGTAAAATATGGCTTTTATATCATATAGATCAGGCACACGGCTTGATAGCTGGGAGAGCGGGATATACAGCAGGGAAGAGAGAACGCCGATCAGGACGCCATTGGCTATCGGATGACCTGAACGCTGAATCCACCATATGTAGAAGATACCAATGATAATGGAAACGATAAGATGCAGCATAAATTCAATGTATTCAGGTAATGTCGGCGGAAGCCATGGAACAAAATCAATGTTCAGCAGCAAGGTATAGACTTTTTCACCAGTGTAAGTCTGCATAGCCTTTAAAAAGAACCCAAGCACCAGTCCGGATGTAAGACCTGTTAAAACCCCGGCTTTCCAGGGTAATATGTGCTTTAGCGAATTTGGTGACTTAGCCAAATGTTCCGGCATATGCGAATCCTCCTTTCCATATGAAGTACAACCTAATGTACACAAAAGTCCAATTTTTCCAATCATGATCAAAGACCATTATATGCAAAATCAACTTCGATATCTAAAAAGAGTATGGTTTTCCGCTTAAAGGTTATACTTCATCCGATGGATTTGCGATGCTGGCTGAGCTAGAAGATATGTAGAAATGCTCAGTATGACACTCTTTTTGCGCAACTGGAAACAAATCCCTCGTCATAAACAGCCGAATTTTCCCGATCTTCTAAAAGAAGGTTATGGAAAAGCTTCACGCCAAGTGATACAATACAAAAGTGAATAAGTCAAAATGAAACACTCAAGCGGATTCACTTATTGTGAAATTCGGTTTGCTTGTATGATGAGAGGGATTCGCTTGCGCAACCCGACTTATCTAAAGACATGAGGAGGACAAACCATGACTGACAAGAACGAAGCGATTCAAAAGGAAGAGAACAACACCATCGACAACCTGTCGATCACTACCGTACGTACACTGGCGATTGATGCAATCGAGAAGGCAAATTCCGGACACCCGGGAATGCCGATGGGCTCCGCTCCAATGGGGTACCAACTTTTTGCAAAAACGATGACACATAACCCGGACCACCCAACTTGGGTTAACCGGGACCGTTTTGTCCTGTCCGCAGGACATGGCTCCATGTTGCTTTACAGCTTGCTTCACCTGAGTGGGTATGACCTGCCTATGGAAGAATTGAAACAGTTCCGTCAATGGGGAAGCAAAACGCCGGGTCACCCGGAATTCGGACATACTGCAGGCGTTGACGCAACAACTGGACCACTGGGCCAAGGTATTGCTATGGCTGTAGGTATGGCTATGGCTGAAGCTCAACTGGGCGCAACATACAATAAAGACAAATTCAACGTAATCGACCACTACACATACGCAATCTGTGGTGACGGTGACTTGATGGAAGGCGTATCCCATGAATCAGCTTCCCTGGCTGGACGTTTGCACTTGGGCAAATTGATCATGTTGTTCGACTCCAATGACATCACTTTGGACGGTAAATTGAACCTGTCTTCTTCTGAGAGCATCGCGAAGCGTTTTGAAGCTTACGGCTGGCAAGTGCTGCGCGTTGAAGATGGTAACGATCTACCTGCAATCCAAAAAGCAATTGAGGAAGGTCAAGCAGATACGCTTCGCCCTACATTGATTGAAGTTAAAACTGTAATTGGTTACGGTAGCCCGAACAAACAAGGTAAAGGCGGCCACGGCGGTACTCACGGATCTCCACTGGGTGCAGACGAAGCCAAATTGACTAAAGAGTTTTACAAATGGGTTTACGAGGAAGATTTCCACGTTCCAACTGAAGTTCGCGAACACTTTGCACAAGTGAAAGATCGTGGTATCTCTGCAAACAAAGCATGGGACGAGAAATTTGCCGAGTACAAAAAAGCATTCCCTGAGCTGGCAGCTCAATTCGAAACGGCAATCAATGGCGACCTTCCAGAAGGTTGGGATCGCGATCTGCCTAAATATGCAGCAACAGACAAAGCTGTATCCACTCGTGTAGCTTCAGGTAATGCACTGAACGGTTTGGCTCATAACGTGCCACAACTGACAGGTGGATCTGCTGACTTGGAAAGCTCCACAATGACTCACTTGAACAACCTGGAGAACTTCTCACCTGAAGATTATTCCGGTCGCAACATCTACTTCGGTATCCGTGAATTCGGTATGGCTGGAGCAATGAACGGTATGGCACTGCACAGTGGTGTGAAAGTATTCGGAGGTACATTCTTCGTATTTACAGACTATCTGCGTCCAGCTGTTCGTCTGGCTGCCCTGATGGGTCTGCCTGTAACGTACGTCCTGACTCACGACAGTATCGCTGTTGGTGAAGACGGTCCTACTCACGAACCAATCGAGCAATTGGCATCCCTGCGTATCATTCCTAACCTGACGGTTATACGTCCAGCTGACGGTAATGAAACTTCTGCAGCATGGGCTTATGCGCTTGAGAACAAGAGCAACCCGGTTGCACTCGTACTCACTCGTCAAAACCTGCCGATTCTGGAAGGTACTGTTGAAGGTTCCCGTGAAAACGTGAAACGTGGCGCGTATGTTGTCTCTGATGCAAAAGAAGGCAAAGCTGTTGCCCAAATCATCGCTACAGGTTCCGAAGTGCAACTGGCTGTCAAAGCCCAAGCAGCACTTGCTGAACAAGGCATCCAAGTTCGCGTAATCAGCATGCCGAGCTGGGATCTGTTCGAGAAACAGGACAAAGCATACAAAGAATCCGTCCTGCTTCCGGATGTTAAAGCTCGTCTGGCGATTGAAATGGCTCACCCAATGGGTTGGGAAAAATATGTCGGCGATCAAGGAGACATTCTCGGAATCAGCACATTTGGTGCATCGGCGCCTGGCGACCGTGTTATCCAAGAGTATGGTTTCACTGTGGAAAACGTGGTTAGCCGCGTAAAAGCATTGCTGTAATAGCTTGAAAAATGCTGCAGGAGGGACAGTTAACTTCTGTCCTGCCGAGCAGTAAGTGAATTCCGGCAGAGAATGGGTGGGCGACCACCCTGATCTGTTTTGCCTTTTGTTTTCATTAACTTCAGGGGGAGCGGGTACGCATGTCACAGTTTGATCAAGTCAGTGTAGTGAAAGAGGCCAACATTTATTATGAGGGCCAGGTAACTAGCAGAACAGTTATTTTGGGGGATGGCAGCAAGGTGACCCTGGGCATTATGCTTCCAGGCAGTTATGAGTTCGGTACAGATTCCCGTGAGATTATGGAGATTCTGTCCGGCGATCTGAGAGTATTACTTCCCGGAGAAGAAGATTGGCAAGAGATTCAAGGTCAAGCTACGTTCCACGTGCCTGCCGAATCCAAATTTAAACTGGAGATACGCAGCGTTACCGACTACTGCTGCTCGTACCCGGCGGAATAATACAAGAAGGGTAACCAGAACCGCGACTCGCGGATTCGGTTAACCCTTTTTGCTTCTTAAACTCTACGACAAAGTTCGGGCTGCAAGCTTGTCAGCCCTGTGGATTTGAAGTATCCTTAGGCTAAGTTGTTTTGAATGGAAAACGGAAAAAATACGCTACCGATATCAGGAGGTTTTATAGATCATGGCAAAAAAAGTGAAGTTTGACTACAGCACTGCCCTGCAATTCGTCAATCAGCATGAAGTGGACTATTTCGCTGAACCGATTCGTTTGGCTCACGAGCAGCTCCACAACGGAACGGGAACCGGATCGGACTATCTGGGCTGGATTGACCTGCCTACCGCTTATGACAAAGAAGAGTTCTCCCGTATTCAAAAAGCGGCTGCTAAAATCCAAAGCGATTCTGAAGTACTGATCGTCATCGGTATTGGTGGATCATACCTTGGCGCACGTGCAGCGATTGAGATGCTTACGCACTCTTTCTACAACAATCTGCCAAAAGACAAACGCAAAACGCCTGAAATCTACTTTGCTGGAAACAACATCAGCTCCACGTATGTAACTCATTTGCTGGATCTGGTTGAAGGCAAAGACTTCTCCGTTAACGTGATCTCCAAATCCGGTACAACAACAGAGCCGGCGATTGCTTTCCGTATCTTCCGTGCAGCACTGGAGAAAAAATACGGTAAAGAAGAAGCTCGCAAACGTATCTATGCTACAACAGATAAAGAGCGCGGAGCACTGAAAAAACTGGCGAATGAAGAAGGCTATGAATCCTTCATTATCCCGGATGATGTAGGTGGACGTTACTCCGTTCTGACGGCTGTAGGTTTGCTGCCAATCGCAGCAGCTGGCATCAGCATCGAAGAAATGATGCAAGGTGCGGCTGACGCTTCCAAAGAATACAGCAACCCGAACGTAGCCGAGAACGAAGCGTATCAATATGCAGCTGTTCGTAACGCACTGTATCGCAAAGGTAAAGGAACAGAAATCCTCGTGAACTACGAGCCATCCCTGCACTTTGTATCCGAATGGTGGAAACAGCTTTACGGAGAGAGTGAAGGTAAAGACTACAAAGGGATTTATCCTGCATCCGTTGATTTCTCAACTGACTTGCACTCGATGGGTCAATTCATTCAAGAGGGCAGCCGGAACATCTTCGAAACTGTGATTCAGGTTGCTGAAGTATCGGAGCATATTTCGATCGAAGCGGATCCAGATGATCTGGATGGTCTGAATTTCCTTGAAGGTAAAACGATGGACTTTGTTAACAAAAAAGCGTTCCAAGGAACACTGCTTGCACACACAGATGGTCAAGTACCAAACTTGATTGTGAACATTCCAGATATGTCTCCATATTCTTTCGGATATCTGGTATACTTCTTTGAAAAAGCATGCGGCATTAGTGGTTACCTGCTGGGAGTCAATCCATTTGACCAACCAGGCGTGGAAGCTTACAAGAAAAATATGTTCGCTTTGCTGGGCAAACCAGGCTTTGAAGAAGAGAAAGCAGCGCTTGAAGCGAGACTTTCCGAATAATTCATCGGTCTGCTCATATAGTTAAATAAGGTAATGTAATTACATTCGGGGAGTCATTGTGAAGCAATGGTTTCCCGGATGTTAAACCAAGGCAGTTCGTCCGCGTGCGTGCGGGGAACTGCTTTCTTGTAAAATGGATCAAATTGGTGGAAAGTTGGATAGGGATGATTGAACGTTATCGCACGGTTCGAGGACCGGGCAATCTGGAAATTGTAATCAAAAAGTCGCGATTTATCGGTCATATTATGCCGGTCACGACGGAAGAAGAAGCAAACGCTTTTATCGATGAAATCAAGAAAAAACATTGGAATGCTACTCATAACTGCTCGGCGTACATGATTGGTGAGCGGGATGAGATCCAGAAGCAATCCGATGATGGCGAACCAAGCGGAACCGCTGGCAAACCGATTCTTGAAGTCATCAAAAATCAGCAATTGAAAAATGTGGCTATCGTTGTTACACGTTACTTTGGGGGAATTATGCTTGGAGCAGGTGGGTTAATTCGCGCTTATACGGATGGAGCAGTTGCAGCCATTGAAGCCGGGGAAGCGATTACCAAAGTGCTCCATCGTGAAGTGTTTGTTGAACTGGATTATACATGGCTGGGCAAAGTGGAAAATGAATTAAGGAGTCGGGAAGTCCGTACAGGTGAAACTGGGTTCACCGATAAGGTTACGTTGACTTGTCTTCCGCCGGATAGTGAAACCGAGGCATTTGTGGCCTGGATCACAGATTTGACGCAAGGGCAATCCCGGATCACGGAGGGACAGCGGCTTTATTTTATTGAAGGGGAATAAAATATATGGCTAGAAGAGCAGTCGAACAGGAGTTGTCGAGGGAGCGGATACTGGAGGCGGCGAGGCATCTTTTTATTACCAAAGGATACCGTGCCATTTCGATGCGAAGCATCGGCCAGCATCTGGGCTATAGTCATGGGTCGCTGTATTATCATTTTAAGGAAAAGGCAGAGCTGTTTTATGCCATCGTGGTTGAAGATTTCAATCATCTGGGGCATTTGCTGCTGCAAGCCATGGTCAGGCCAGTCATGGGCGGCGTGAGCAAGGTTGAACATATCATGATGGAGTTTATTCGTTTTGGTTTGGAGAATCCGTATCAGTATGAGATCATGTTCATGATTCGGGATGAGGAATTGCTATCGTATTGTCGTACGGAGCAAGGAAGATGTTTTGAATTGTTCGCCTCCATTATTCGGCAATACATGAATGAAGAGGGCTGTACGGAAGAGGATATTCAATGTGTACCACGTACGCTGTTTTTGTCCATGCACGGATTCATATCGTATTACATTCAGGACCGTTTAACCTTTGCAGAGATTGAATCGGCTGCGTCATCTCATGTCAAAGTACTCTGTCGTAATCTCCAACACCAGCCTGGCGTCCAATAAGGCGCTTTTGTCGCACTCCACACTTCAGGGCGGTGAATTGTCATAACATTAATTCTTTATAACGTTGTCTCGCGAAAGTATTTGCGCGAAGAAGACCATGACAGGCGGATTACATCCCTAAAATAGGGTGGACCGCCTGTTTGTTTTTTTATTTCGACTGATGGGAAATCAATAGAAATGGGGTTGAAATGAATCTAACCTTCCATGATTTTAAGGAAATATTCCCGCTGACGAGGACCATCAAATTCGCAAAAATAGATGCCCTGCCATCTGCCAAGCAGTAATCTGCCCTCATGTATAATCACCGTTTGTGATGGGCCGGTTGTGATCGATTTCAAGTGAGAAGCCGTATTTCCCTCAGCATGCCGATATTCGGGATGTTCCCAAGGATACACTTCGTTCAGACGAAGCAGTACGTCATGTTTGACATCCGGGTCTGCATTTTCATTAATTGCAATGCCTGCTGTCGTATGTGGACAATAAATCAATACAGTTCCATTCTGCACACCGCTATTGCGGACAACCTGCTCCACCTCCCGCGTAATATCCTGCATCTCATCCCTTCGGGATGTCGATAAATTCTTCGTATATAACATACTACTCAACTCCTTTGCTCCGCATTTTGTCCTCTAGATTGTACCTTAACCATTAGATACCAAACAAACCACTAAAATAAAGATGACCAAAGAAATCTGGGGATAACAGCGATGGAAGGTAGTTCTGACTGTGTAGAAGGCAGTGAGATCTTTATAAAATCCATCTCATATGTACGCCGATTATATTCAATAAAAGCATTGACGATTAGCACTGCAAACTGGTAAAGTATCAGATAAGCAAAAACCAAGTAGACTAATGGGAATAATATTAAAGTAATAAAATCCAACTTAGGAAAATCGTTGTACCAAAGCAGGAAGACTGCCGACCGGACATAGAACCGGAGGCTGGGAGGGAATGCAGCAATGAATACCGTTCTTCGTCACAAGGGATGGACTTGGGGATTCCGCAGTACCGTATTGCTATATTTTATCGTACTCATTGTACTTCCAATCATCGGTGTGTACGTCAATTCCTTCTCTGAAGGATGGAGCAACTTTATCCAAAGCATCATGGACCCAATTGCATGGAAAGCTGTGCTGTTAACGATCCGTCTGGCTGTTATAGCCACGGTGATTAACGTCATTTTGGGAACCATGATTGCCTGGGTGCTGACACGTTATCGCTTTTTTGGGAGGTCGTTCCTTAACAGTCTGGTAGATCTTCCTTTTGCTCTTCCAACAGCCGTTGGTGGCCTGATGATTATGCTGCTCCTGGGTCCGATCAGTGCCATTGGTAAACTGGCGGAATCCATGGGGTTTGAAATTGTGTTTCACCAGCCTGCGATTGTGATCGCAATGACCTTTGTTACGTTTCCATTCGTCATCCGTGCGGTGCAGCCTTTACTCGAGGAGATCGATCCTTCAGAGGAAGAGGCATCCTACACGATGGGAGCATCAAAGGCGCGCACATTCAGGCAGGTCATTCTTCCGTCCATGGCTCCGGGTATGATTAGTGGGGGAATGCTCGCATTCTCCAGAGCACTGGCCGAATTTGGAGCTGTTGTGCTGGTGGCAGGCAATATTCCGGGAAGAACATTGACGGCTTCCGTATTTATTTACGGCGAGATCGAAAGTGACAATCCAACCGGTGCCGCGGCCGTATCCGTACTGCTTTTAACACTCTCCTTCCTAATCCTCTGGCTCATTAATCTGGTACAGATGCGGGGGAGAAGACGATGAGGCGGCTATTAATAGGACTGACGTTTGCGGTGTTCATTGTACTGCTGATCATCCCGCTTGGACGTATTTTTATTGGTGCATTTGAAGATGGGGCAGGAGGATTCCTGGATGGGCTGTTGCGCCCCGAAGCGCTGCATGCCTTGATGATGACAGGGCTTGTTGTGCTTGTTGTCACACTGTTAAATACATTGTTTGGTGTAATGATGGCCATCTATCTGGTTCGCGCCGGATGGCTGAGTGACCGGGTGAAAGGGCTGCTGAACAGCATTGTGGATCTGCCCTATGCCGTATCGCCAGTCATTGGCGGATTGATGATTGTACTACTGCTGGGTCCCAATAGCATTATGGGTGCTTTTTTTGAAGGCATTGGATTTAATGTGGTGTATGCCTTCCCTGGCATGGTCATTGCAACGTTGTTTGTCACCTTTCCACTGATGGTTCGAGAGGTGATGCCTGTCTTGCAGGAGCTTGGATCTCAGCAGGAAGAGGCTGCGTCAACGCTTGGTGCATATGGCTGGAGAACGTTTTGGAGTGTTACCTGGCCTTCCATACGCTGGGCAGTTGTGTACGGTCTTGTGTTGACGGTTGCACGCTCGCTTGGGGAATTCGGTGCAGTGCTGGTTGTATCGGGTAACATTATGAACAAAACGCAGACGGCTACAACGCTTGTATATCAGGATGTAGAGAATTTTAACGTTGCTGCCGCAAATGGTGTGGCATTGGTACTGGTTACCTTTTCTGTCGGACTGCTGCTTATGATGGAATGGGCCAAGAAGCGAAAGGAAGTGCATTGAGATGCATGTGGAAGTCCGTGATCTGAATAAACATTTCGGTGATTTTCATGCGGTAAAAGATGTCTCGTTCGATATTGCCAAAGGCCATCTGATCGGTTTGCTGGGGCCCAGCGGAGGTGGGAAAACGTCCATTCTGCGTATGCTGGCAGGGCTGGAGAATCCGGGTTCCGGAGAGATTCGTTTTCACGGAAAGGTCGTAAACCATCTGCCTCCGCAGGAGCGGGGAATCGGATTTGTATTTCAGAACTATGCCTTGTTCAAACATATGACGGTATTTGATAATATCGCCTTTGGACTCAAGGTAAAAAAGGCCCCCAAAGCCCAGATCCGTGATCGGGTCATGGAGTTGGTGGAATTGACAGGGTTGAAAGGTTTCGAACAGCGTTATCCACATCAGTTGTCTGGTGGACAGCGGCAGCGTGTCGCTTTTGCCAGAGCATTGGCCCCAGAGCCCCAGCTGCTGCTGCTGGATGAACCGTTCGCCGCGATTGATGCCAAGATCCGTCAGGAATTGCGTTCGTGGTTGAGAGAACTGATTGAACGGGTGGGCATCACTTCGATTTTTGTAACCCATGACCAGGATGAAGCAATTGAAGTTGCCGACGAAATTATGATTATCAGCCAAGGACGGTTGGAGCAAAAGGGCACACCTTGGGATATTTACAAAAATCCAGAGACCCCTTTTGTTGCTACATTTATAGGGGAATCTACCGTCGTGGAGGATGCTTCACAGCTCAAGGGCTTCGAACATGCGGTGGAAGGGGAGCGCACCCGTGCGCTGATCCGGCCTGAGTATATCGAAATCGGTTTGAAGAACGAGTTTAGCATGCTATCCGCTACTGAAAAGGGTATCGTCAAACACCTTCATTTCCGCGGAAGTGAATGGATGGTGGAAGTGGAAGTTGAGGGCCATAAACTCATTACGTACCGTTCACTGGAGAAAACAACGCTGCAAGTCGGCCAACAGATCCGGGTACTCGTGCATCGGGCATATCTGTTCAATGATACCCATAGCTGGGTTGTGGAGAACCGATTGAAGGAAGATCCAATGCCGGTCATCATCTAACTGAAGATCACTTGCTTCAGAAATGTTCTAGAATTTTGGAGAGAGGTGCTGCCCATGCAGACGATGAAGAAGAAAATCAACCCTTTATACGTTGTCCTCATGCTTCTGCTCGTCTGCATGACCGTTGGATGTAGCAAGCAGGAGGATGCAAGCGGACAGAACGGAACCTCGACAGACGACCAATCCAATACATTGGTTATCGGTGCTTACAGTGTAGCCAAAGACGCCGTCGGAGAGTTATTGCCCAAGTTCCAGGCGGAATGGAAAGCCAAGACTGGACAGACGGTTCACTTTCAAGAATCTTATGAAGCCTCAGGGACACAAGCAAGAGCCATTGTTGGTGGATTCGAAGCTGATGTTGCGCTTTTGGCGATGGAAAGTGATATCGACAAGCTGGTCAAAGCTGATCTGGTCAGCTCCAACTGGAAACAGGCACCAAATGATGGCATGATCACTCGCTCGATCGTTGTTCTCGGTACAAGAGCAGGCAATCCGCTGGGTATTCGCGATTTTGAAGATTTGACCAAGCCGGGGGTTAAGGTGCTGTATCCTAATCCCAAGACGTCAGGCGGAGCGCAGTGGGACATTAATGCCATCTATGGTGCAGGGTTGAAGTTGTCTGAGGCGCAAGGGAAGAAAGATCCTGCCGTGGCTAAAGCTTTTCTGGAAAAAGTACATGAGAATGTCGAGTCACTGGATAAGAGTGGCCGTTCCTCCATGGCGGCTTTCGAATATGGCGTGGGTGATGTTATCGTCACATATGAAAATGAATTGCTTGCCCGGATTGCGAAGGGTGTAAATTACGACATTGTGGTTCCCAAAAACACAATCCTGATTGAGAATCCGGCGGTTGTCGTGGACAAATATGCGGATAAGCATGGCAATCGTGAATTGGCGGAGGCTTTTGTAGCCTATCTAAGTACGCCGGAAGCACAGCGCATTTTTGCCAAGCACGGTTTCCGTTCGGTAGACCCTGAAGTGTTTGCAGAGACGAAGTCCTCGTTCCCAACGCCTGAAGGTCTGTTCGATATTAACTACCTCGGTGGATGGGACAAAGTACGCAGTACACTGTATTCCAAACGAGGCGTATGGTACCAGGTGTTGGCCGGGTTGTAGGATCGTACGAGCTTCATCTTGGTATTGAATATCAGGAGATTAATTGTCATTCAAACCTTCATTTCACGATACAACGTGATCTGGAGGTTTTTTGCATTGATAGGTAATAATGTTATTTCATTTAAACCCGATAGGTTAAGTTGGAAAAAATCGTTGCAATTTGTCGAATCCTTGCCTATACTATCTAACAGAACGTTAAATTACAGCGAGGGGAAATATCATAATGAAATCGAAAAAAATGTGGCTGTCATTGATGCTGGTTCTGGTTGTAGCAATCATGAGTGCATGCGGAAGCAGCGGTGACGGAACAAGTTCTTCGTCTAATAACGCAGAAAATACAGCGACAACGGATGATGGGCAACCGAAAGACGGAGGAAGCATCATTATTGCTGTTCAGGATGATCCTAAAGTGATGAATCCGATCTATGCGGGTGACCGTGTAACGTTGACGATTGATCAATCCTTATATGCTCCACTGTTCAATGTGAATGATGGTAAAAAAACGTATGTTCTCGCAGAAAGCGACAGCTTCTCTGATGATCACCTGACGTATACATTGAAGCTGAAAGACGGCCTGAAATGGCATGACGGACAGCCTCTGACAGCGGATGATATTGTGTTCACAATGGATAGCATCCTTGATGAGAAACAGCACAGTTCTTCCCGTAGTCAGTATGTTTTTGATGGCAAACCGGTAAAAGTAACCAAGGTCGATGACCTGACGGTGGAATTCAAATTGCCGGAAGTATCTGCTGCTTTTGAAGGAGCATTGGTTTCTTTCTCGCCAATCCCTAAACACATTTTCGAAGGCGAAGCCGATATTGAGAAAAGCGACAAAAACAACAACCCGATCGGTTCCGGTCCGTTCAAGTTCAAGGAATATCGTCCGGGCGAATACGTAACACTGGAACGTTTTGATGACTACTTTGCTGGCAAAGCTCATCTGGATAGCGTGACGTATCGTGTAGCGAAAGACCCAAATGCAGCGAACCTGGCTTTGCAAAACGGCGAGATTCAAATGCGTATGGTCGACACACAGGATTACAACAAATTGAATGACACAGGCAAATTCAACATGCTGACTTACCCGGAAGGCCGCTTGCAATACATGGTGTTCAACCTGAACGTGCCTTCAATGCAAAAGAAAGAAGTTCGTCAAGCGATTGCTTATGCTTTGGATAAAAATGAACTGATCACTGCTTCGTATTCCTCAGCTGATTTTGCTGAACCGGCTCCGTCGATTCTGACACCGGACACGCTGTACCAAACGAATGATGTTGAGAAATACGACTACAACGTGGAAAAAGCAAAACAATTGCTGGCTGATGCAGGCGTAAGCAATCTGAAATTGCGTCTTGCTTACACAAACACCAACAAACCACAAACAAGCCAAGCGCTGTACATTCAGCAAAAGCTGAAAGACGTGGGCATTGAAGTGGAATTGCTGCCGATGGATGGAACGGCTTATGGTAACCGTACATTGGACATGAACAATACAGACTTTGAATTGTCCTTTGGTGGATA contains these protein-coding regions:
- the tkt gene encoding transketolase, with the protein product MTDKNEAIQKEENNTIDNLSITTVRTLAIDAIEKANSGHPGMPMGSAPMGYQLFAKTMTHNPDHPTWVNRDRFVLSAGHGSMLLYSLLHLSGYDLPMEELKQFRQWGSKTPGHPEFGHTAGVDATTGPLGQGIAMAVGMAMAEAQLGATYNKDKFNVIDHYTYAICGDGDLMEGVSHESASLAGRLHLGKLIMLFDSNDITLDGKLNLSSSESIAKRFEAYGWQVLRVEDGNDLPAIQKAIEEGQADTLRPTLIEVKTVIGYGSPNKQGKGGHGGTHGSPLGADEAKLTKEFYKWVYEEDFHVPTEVREHFAQVKDRGISANKAWDEKFAEYKKAFPELAAQFETAINGDLPEGWDRDLPKYAATDKAVSTRVASGNALNGLAHNVPQLTGGSADLESSTMTHLNNLENFSPEDYSGRNIYFGIREFGMAGAMNGMALHSGVKVFGGTFFVFTDYLRPAVRLAALMGLPVTYVLTHDSIAVGEDGPTHEPIEQLASLRIIPNLTVIRPADGNETSAAWAYALENKSNPVALVLTRQNLPILEGTVEGSRENVKRGAYVVSDAKEGKAVAQIIATGSEVQLAVKAQAALAEQGIQVRVISMPSWDLFEKQDKAYKESVLLPDVKARLAIEMAHPMGWEKYVGDQGDILGISTFGASAPGDRVIQEYGFTVENVVSRVKALL
- a CDS encoding pyrimidine/purine nucleoside phosphorylase — protein: MSQFDQVSVVKEANIYYEGQVTSRTVILGDGSKVTLGIMLPGSYEFGTDSREIMEILSGDLRVLLPGEEDWQEIQGQATFHVPAESKFKLEIRSVTDYCCSYPAE
- a CDS encoding glucose-6-phosphate isomerase gives rise to the protein MAKKVKFDYSTALQFVNQHEVDYFAEPIRLAHEQLHNGTGTGSDYLGWIDLPTAYDKEEFSRIQKAAAKIQSDSEVLIVIGIGGSYLGARAAIEMLTHSFYNNLPKDKRKTPEIYFAGNNISSTYVTHLLDLVEGKDFSVNVISKSGTTTEPAIAFRIFRAALEKKYGKEEARKRIYATTDKERGALKKLANEEGYESFIIPDDVGGRYSVLTAVGLLPIAAAGISIEEMMQGAADASKEYSNPNVAENEAYQYAAVRNALYRKGKGTEILVNYEPSLHFVSEWWKQLYGESEGKDYKGIYPASVDFSTDLHSMGQFIQEGSRNIFETVIQVAEVSEHISIEADPDDLDGLNFLEGKTMDFVNKKAFQGTLLAHTDGQVPNLIVNIPDMSPYSFGYLVYFFEKACGISGYLLGVNPFDQPGVEAYKKNMFALLGKPGFEEEKAALEARLSE
- a CDS encoding YigZ family protein is translated as MIERYRTVRGPGNLEIVIKKSRFIGHIMPVTTEEEANAFIDEIKKKHWNATHNCSAYMIGERDEIQKQSDDGEPSGTAGKPILEVIKNQQLKNVAIVVTRYFGGIMLGAGGLIRAYTDGAVAAIEAGEAITKVLHREVFVELDYTWLGKVENELRSREVRTGETGFTDKVTLTCLPPDSETEAFVAWITDLTQGQSRITEGQRLYFIEGE
- a CDS encoding TetR/AcrR family transcriptional regulator, with the translated sequence MARRAVEQELSRERILEAARHLFITKGYRAISMRSIGQHLGYSHGSLYYHFKEKAELFYAIVVEDFNHLGHLLLQAMVRPVMGGVSKVEHIMMEFIRFGLENPYQYEIMFMIRDEELLSYCRTEQGRCFELFASIIRQYMNEEGCTEEDIQCVPRTLFLSMHGFISYYIQDRLTFAEIESAASSHVKVLCRNLQHQPGVQ
- a CDS encoding secondary thiamine-phosphate synthase enzyme YjbQ, coding for MLYTKNLSTSRRDEMQDITREVEQVVRNSGVQNGTVLIYCPHTTAGIAINENADPDVKHDVLLRLNEVYPWEHPEYRHAEGNTASHLKSITTGPSQTVIIHEGRLLLGRWQGIYFCEFDGPRQREYFLKIMEG
- the cysT gene encoding sulfate ABC transporter permease subunit CysT; translated protein: MNTVLRHKGWTWGFRSTVLLYFIVLIVLPIIGVYVNSFSEGWSNFIQSIMDPIAWKAVLLTIRLAVIATVINVILGTMIAWVLTRYRFFGRSFLNSLVDLPFALPTAVGGLMIMLLLGPISAIGKLAESMGFEIVFHQPAIVIAMTFVTFPFVIRAVQPLLEEIDPSEEEASYTMGASKARTFRQVILPSMAPGMISGGMLAFSRALAEFGAVVLVAGNIPGRTLTASVFIYGEIESDNPTGAAAVSVLLLTLSFLILWLINLVQMRGRRR
- a CDS encoding sulfate ABC transporter permease subunit, with amino-acid sequence MRRLLIGLTFAVFIVLLIIPLGRIFIGAFEDGAGGFLDGLLRPEALHALMMTGLVVLVVTLLNTLFGVMMAIYLVRAGWLSDRVKGLLNSIVDLPYAVSPVIGGLMIVLLLGPNSIMGAFFEGIGFNVVYAFPGMVIATLFVTFPLMVREVMPVLQELGSQQEEAASTLGAYGWRTFWSVTWPSIRWAVVYGLVLTVARSLGEFGAVLVVSGNIMNKTQTATTLVYQDVENFNVAAANGVALVLVTFSVGLLLMMEWAKKRKEVH
- a CDS encoding sulfate/molybdate ABC transporter ATP-binding protein, translated to MHVEVRDLNKHFGDFHAVKDVSFDIAKGHLIGLLGPSGGGKTSILRMLAGLENPGSGEIRFHGKVVNHLPPQERGIGFVFQNYALFKHMTVFDNIAFGLKVKKAPKAQIRDRVMELVELTGLKGFEQRYPHQLSGGQRQRVAFARALAPEPQLLLLDEPFAAIDAKIRQELRSWLRELIERVGITSIFVTHDQDEAIEVADEIMIISQGRLEQKGTPWDIYKNPETPFVATFIGESTVVEDASQLKGFEHAVEGERTRALIRPEYIEIGLKNEFSMLSATEKGIVKHLHFRGSEWMVEVEVEGHKLITYRSLEKTTLQVGQQIRVLVHRAYLFNDTHSWVVENRLKEDPMPVII